One window from the genome of Acinetobacter sp. LoGeW2-3 encodes:
- a CDS encoding carboxy terminal-processing peptidase, whose protein sequence is MKLQTVACAVAIATGGFFFTHVVSDAIAAEKSEVVSKALQPSQEQALVSRQLATLVDRQHYLNMRLDAQTSQRIFDFYIDSLDPEHSLFLAPEIDNYKKRYSANFGANLKSGNLAGPFEMHAHYSDRLKQFYTFMLDELKKPQNLNQTNVYIDTDREKAPFFKTPEEQRAYWSKMLVSQLINLTISKEEEQAKQKALKDNPELANGQDLSGPEDLTPAQTLTKRYTRQLERLSRIKSDDVLDKTLNAMMLTYDPHSNYFPPVDAMELNRQTTLQLEGVGVSIRPERGNEDYTKIETIVEGGPASKSGQVKSGDRIIGVAQDGGPMVDVIGWPSNEIVGLIRGKRGTKVTLRLLGAGATLGQARNVTITRDVIQEEDAGVRTRVVDIQRDGKKYQYGVIEIPSFYLNYRARRAGTDYRSVSEDTNNALKELSAKNVEGIIVDLRNNPGGSLEEVARMLGQVIKSGPVVQIRDGNGNVSVFEDDDGGAQTYAGPLAVMVNLASASASEIYSAAIQDYERGIVIGSTTTGKGTAQVQLDTLAHGQATLTQRKFYRVTGGSTQNKGVIPDIKLVDIYNEEFGERKAKNALQWDTIPTAPFKREGEVQKYVPDLIKSSQVRVNLDPQFKYLEQRKAIAKKTDEKKRLVLDLNQRKAELLELEHKTLESENARRAATGLKPYANWESYQASLDALIESRAKMKAKDRPQLPEEEVFVVEAANVLHDYARLQGKVK, encoded by the coding sequence ATGAAACTTCAAACAGTAGCTTGCGCAGTTGCAATTGCGACAGGCGGATTCTTTTTTACCCATGTGGTGAGCGACGCGATTGCTGCTGAAAAATCAGAAGTCGTAAGCAAAGCCCTTCAACCATCTCAGGAACAAGCGCTCGTATCAAGACAGCTGGCTACATTGGTAGATCGCCAGCACTATTTGAACATGCGTCTGGATGCACAAACTTCACAACGTATTTTTGATTTTTATATTGATAGTCTGGATCCGGAACACAGCCTGTTCCTGGCACCGGAAATTGATAACTATAAAAAACGTTATAGTGCTAATTTTGGTGCCAACTTGAAATCAGGCAATCTGGCTGGTCCATTTGAGATGCATGCGCACTATAGCGATCGTCTCAAGCAGTTCTATACTTTTATGCTGGATGAGTTGAAAAAGCCTCAGAACCTGAATCAAACCAATGTCTATATTGATACTGACCGTGAGAAAGCTCCTTTCTTCAAAACACCAGAAGAACAACGCGCTTACTGGTCAAAAATGTTGGTCTCTCAGCTGATTAATCTGACCATCAGTAAAGAAGAAGAGCAGGCCAAACAGAAAGCATTAAAAGACAACCCGGAACTGGCCAATGGTCAGGACCTGAGTGGTCCAGAAGATTTGACACCGGCACAAACCTTAACCAAGCGTTATACCCGTCAGTTGGAACGTTTAAGCCGTATCAAGAGTGATGACGTGCTGGATAAGACGCTGAATGCGATGATGCTGACTTATGATCCACACAGCAATTATTTCCCGCCTGTGGATGCGATGGAACTGAATCGCCAAACCACCCTTCAACTTGAAGGTGTAGGGGTTTCGATTCGTCCAGAACGTGGTAATGAAGACTACACCAAGATTGAAACCATTGTTGAAGGTGGTCCAGCGAGCAAGTCCGGTCAGGTGAAATCCGGTGACCGTATTATTGGTGTGGCTCAGGATGGCGGACCAATGGTCGATGTGATCGGTTGGCCGAGCAATGAAATTGTCGGTCTGATTCGTGGTAAACGCGGAACCAAGGTAACTTTACGCTTATTAGGCGCTGGCGCAACGTTAGGACAGGCACGTAATGTTACGATTACCCGTGATGTGATCCAGGAAGAAGATGCTGGTGTACGTACCCGTGTGGTTGATATTCAGCGTGATGGCAAGAAATACCAATATGGTGTGATTGAAATTCCATCATTCTATCTGAACTATCGTGCACGTCGTGCCGGTACGGATTACCGTTCTGTATCTGAAGATACCAATAATGCCCTAAAAGAACTGTCTGCAAAGAATGTTGAGGGGATCATTGTCGACTTGCGTAACAACCCAGGTGGTTCACTGGAAGAAGTTGCACGTATGCTAGGTCAGGTGATTAAGTCTGGTCCAGTGGTACAGATTCGTGATGGCAATGGCAATGTCAGTGTCTTCGAAGATGATGACGGTGGTGCACAGACTTATGCAGGTCCATTGGCTGTCATGGTCAACCTCGCTTCTGCATCGGCAAGTGAAATCTACTCTGCTGCGATTCAGGATTATGAGCGTGGTATTGTGATTGGTAGCACCACGACAGGTAAAGGGACTGCGCAAGTGCAGCTAGATACCTTGGCGCACGGACAGGCGACATTGACACAACGTAAGTTCTATCGTGTCACCGGTGGCAGTACCCAGAATAAGGGTGTAATTCCAGACATCAAACTGGTTGATATTTACAATGAAGAGTTTGGTGAGCGTAAAGCGAAGAATGCCTTGCAGTGGGATACTATTCCAACAGCCCCATTTAAGCGTGAAGGTGAAGTACAGAAATATGTACCTGATCTGATCAAAAGCTCACAAGTTCGTGTCAATCTCGATCCACAGTTCAAGTATCTTGAGCAGCGTAAAGCGATTGCCAAGAAAACCGATGAGAAAAAGCGTTTAGTGCTGGATCTGAATCAGCGTAAAGCCGAATTGCTGGAACTTGAGCATAAAACCTTGGAATCGGAAAATGCACGTCGTGCAGCAACCGGTCTGAAACCTTATGCTAACTGGGAAAGCTATCAGGCTTCTCTGGATGCATTGATTGAATCACGTGCCAAGATGAAAGCGAAGGATCGTCCGCAGCTCCCTGAAGAGGAAGTCTTCGTGGTTGAAGCTGCTAATGTTCTGCATGACTATGCGCGTTTACAAGGGAAAGTGAAATAG
- a CDS encoding EAL domain-containing protein, which translates to MIHVHYDINLVIGSLIVAMVVCFLAISIEQLLFHKASPKYEKLILVTSGAILGLSIWSMHFVGMTASHLPAHTYFDSGLTFTSYLIAFIASTFAIWLTTRPTLPFPRLVLGAVLMGLGISGMHYTGMMSMVMQGYVIRYDPVLVVCSVLIAISGAGLGFWMLFKNRNIARRSFWLKVGVAFTLTLSIVGMHYTGMAATSFHSIVGESMAEMSTLERELLITVIFITCLILVAGFCVAMLEQRLEQRNRQLAEANKELANLAVQDNLTKLPNRLYLAEYSHFLFNDHHYRNAQFAFLYIDLDRFKAVNDVFGHHVGDQLLIQLANRVHSLLNEHSRLLRIGGDEFLLILENAIPEQATEIADKILSMIQESFTIAGKVINVSGSIGISMYPEHGQNVQDLLINADSAMLTSKNQGRNTYSLFNFSNDEKESRSQSKLINDLYKAVEEHQFELYYQPKYRTEDLQICGVEALIRWQHPALGLLSPVMFIRGAEKTGLIIQMGYWALEQACKQIHQWEAEGVNYFPIAVNLSAVQFEHKNLFKNLEELLARYQINPNHLMIEITESTAMHHIDASVRTLERLRAMGIQLAIDDFGTGHSSFLYLKNLPVDELKIDKEFIADLTAGSKEEMILESIIHLAIKLGLQVTAEGVETQLQADILTRLGCQQLQGFLFSKPVSVENLPEAAIVS; encoded by the coding sequence ATGATTCATGTTCATTATGACATTAATCTGGTTATCGGTTCGCTCATTGTCGCTATGGTGGTTTGCTTTCTTGCCATCTCAATTGAACAGCTGTTATTTCATAAAGCTTCTCCCAAATATGAAAAGCTGATTCTGGTTACAAGTGGCGCAATTCTCGGGCTCTCAATTTGGAGTATGCACTTTGTCGGCATGACAGCAAGTCATCTGCCCGCTCATACCTATTTTGATTCTGGGCTGACCTTTACCTCTTATCTCATCGCTTTTATTGCTTCTACTTTTGCCATTTGGCTGACGACACGTCCGACCTTACCTTTCCCTCGTCTGGTGCTTGGCGCAGTATTAATGGGTTTAGGGATTTCCGGCATGCACTATACTGGTATGATGAGTATGGTGATGCAGGGCTATGTGATCCGTTATGATCCGGTATTGGTAGTCTGTTCGGTATTGATTGCCATCAGCGGTGCTGGTTTAGGTTTTTGGATGTTATTCAAAAACAGAAATATTGCTCGTCGCAGTTTCTGGTTAAAAGTTGGTGTAGCATTCACGCTAACCCTTTCAATTGTCGGTATGCATTATACCGGCATGGCAGCGACCAGTTTTCATTCCATCGTGGGTGAAAGCATGGCAGAAATGTCAACACTGGAACGCGAATTGCTGATCACCGTGATCTTCATTACTTGCCTGATTCTGGTTGCAGGTTTTTGTGTGGCCATGTTAGAACAGCGTCTAGAACAACGTAATCGTCAGCTGGCTGAGGCCAATAAAGAGCTGGCCAATCTGGCTGTGCAAGATAATCTAACCAAGTTACCCAATCGTCTTTATTTAGCAGAATATTCACATTTTTTGTTTAATGACCATCATTATCGTAATGCACAGTTTGCCTTTCTCTATATCGATCTAGATCGCTTTAAAGCGGTAAATGATGTGTTTGGACATCATGTCGGTGACCAGCTTTTGATCCAACTGGCTAACCGGGTTCACAGCTTGCTTAATGAGCATTCCAGATTGCTACGAATCGGCGGTGACGAATTCTTGTTAATTCTGGAAAATGCAATACCAGAACAAGCAACTGAAATTGCTGATAAAATTTTAAGCATGATTCAGGAAAGCTTTACCATTGCGGGCAAGGTGATCAATGTGTCTGGCAGTATCGGCATCTCGATGTACCCAGAACATGGTCAGAATGTTCAGGATCTTCTAATTAACGCCGATTCGGCCATGCTGACTTCCAAAAATCAGGGCCGTAATACCTATTCATTGTTCAATTTCAGCAATGATGAAAAGGAATCTAGAAGTCAGAGTAAACTGATTAATGACTTGTATAAAGCGGTTGAAGAACATCAGTTTGAGCTGTATTACCAGCCCAAATATCGCACTGAAGATCTACAGATTTGTGGTGTAGAAGCCCTGATTCGCTGGCAGCATCCAGCACTTGGCTTGCTATCGCCGGTGATGTTTATCCGAGGCGCAGAAAAGACTGGCCTGATTATTCAAATGGGATACTGGGCATTGGAACAAGCATGCAAACAGATTCATCAATGGGAAGCGGAAGGAGTCAATTACTTTCCGATTGCAGTCAACTTATCTGCAGTTCAGTTCGAACATAAAAATCTGTTTAAAAATCTAGAAGAGCTGTTAGCACGTTATCAGATTAATCCGAATCACTTGATGATTGAGATTACTGAATCGACAGCCATGCATCATATTGATGCCAGTGTGCGTACCTTGGAACGCTTACGTGCTATGGGGATTCAGTTGGCAATTGATGACTTTGGTACAGGGCATTCCAGTTTCTTGTATTTAAAGAACCTGCCAGTCGATGAGCTAAAAATTGATAAAGAGTTTATTGCAGACCTGACTGCCGGTTCCAAGGAAGAAATGATTCTGGAAAGTATTATTCATCTTGCAATTAAGCTAGGTTTACAGGTCACTGCCGAAGGGGTAGAAACTCAGTTACAGGCAGACATCCTGACCCGTTTGGGTTGTCAGCAGTTACAAGGATTCCTATTCAGTAAACCCGTCAGTGTTGAGAATTTACCCGAAGCTGCCATCGTTTCTTAA
- a CDS encoding PaaI family thioesterase: MTRIAFQDLYAEAYTHCYGCGRNNPHGYQLKSYWDIPSVQTIAHIRPEFHYTGGVPDHLYGGLIASLLDCHGTASAAAFKSHVLGIVFDGSENLVRCVTGSLNIQFIRPVPVNTELVLTGRLLKIEDRKIQVTLSLSANNIECAKAEMLAIQIKSP; this comes from the coding sequence ATGACAAGGATTGCCTTTCAGGATCTCTACGCTGAAGCTTATACCCATTGTTATGGCTGTGGACGTAATAATCCGCATGGTTATCAGTTGAAAAGCTATTGGGATATTCCATCTGTGCAGACCATTGCACATATTCGCCCTGAATTTCATTATACCGGTGGCGTACCTGATCATCTTTACGGTGGATTGATTGCATCGCTGCTGGACTGTCATGGTACCGCTTCGGCTGCCGCCTTTAAAAGTCACGTACTTGGTATCGTATTTGATGGTAGTGAAAACTTAGTTCGCTGCGTCACAGGTAGTCTGAATATTCAGTTTATTCGCCCTGTACCCGTGAATACCGAACTAGTGTTGACGGGTCGATTACTGAAAATTGAAGACCGTAAAATTCAGGTTACCCTGTCTCTGTCTGCCAATAATATTGAATGTGCAAAAGCTGAAATGCTCGCCATTCAAATAAAAAGCCCCTGA